Genomic segment of Triticum aestivum cultivar Chinese Spring unplaced genomic scaffold, IWGSC CS RefSeq v2.1 scaffold169721, whole genome shotgun sequence:
TGTATCCTTTGCCCTGACAAAAGGTCATTTTGCCACTGCCTTAGAAGTTAATTGTCTTCATATATTCAGATCAGTTGTAGATTCAATCATTTACATGTGCGAGTAGGTGTTCCTTCGGTaacttgacatgaaaataatattgGGCATGGCAGGTTATATTATCAATACATGATGTATGTTAACTGAAAGAGAAACTCCAAATTTGCGAAGATGTTATGATTTCAGAGATTAACGCAAATAAAATACTTGCTTTCCTAATTATAAGTTCCTTTGTGTTCTCGGTTGGGTTCCAAGTTGATACGTTAAGCTGACAAATAATGCATGTATCCAGATTTTATATATGTACCAGCTAGATTGGCCATTAATTTCTTATAGAGCAATATTTATTTTAGCTAACTCCCAAGGAAATCGATATAAAAAATCCTGTCTAAACACTAAATGTCCTTGCAGATCTTGTTCTCATGTTGTCAATTCAAGGCGATCACGAGATATTCTCATGCAGTTTATAAGGTTTACTTGGAGATTAAAATATTGATAATGTTTCTAATCCCTTCGAATGACTTCGCTATTATCCGCATTATGTTTCTAAATGCCTATGCTCTATATAATTGGTCACTCAATTAGCATTAGATTCCTCAACCAGTGCagcttcattttttttctttggtcGAATATTGTTCATTTTTATGTTGACAAAGATCCAGCTCTGATCTAAGGTTAAGATTCTGGTCACTTTTGTGAGGTTTTTCATCAAAGATTCTCTTTAGAGTCCTATTTTATATCTTTATATATGGTTCTTTACATGGAAGCACTATATTCTCTTGCTGATATTACTCTTTTGCTATTATACAGATTTTGATGCACCTGCAGAATCATGACAGTACATAGAGAAATTCATCAACAGATTGTTGCAACACTCAACCGATATCTGTTCCGAGGCGTTACCAAGTACTACAGCTGGATTAGTGCGCACAATCACGCCCCAAGAGACGCGCCTAGGGCGCGTCCCAGCCACTAGTGTTGTTCATGCATGGCTACATGTACGTGCATCTCAATTAATCCCTTCTTGGATCAGAACCCACGTGGTATCTCAGCCTCTCTCTATATCTATAAATATAGTGTATGTAGCTAGCCTGAAACAGGTCACAAGCAAAGCAATCTCCATTGTGACAACGTACAAGCAGAAGCACATCATGGGATTGGGAACTACCACCGGCACCACCGTACGGATCGTTTCCGCGCGCATGGTCCAGCCGCCAAGCGGTGGCGGTGGCACGCCATCGGAAGACATCCACCTCACGCCCTGGGACCTTCGTCTGCTCACCATATACTACATACAGATGGGTATCGTCCTGCCCAAGCCTCCTGTCGGAGGCAAGAGCTTGGTTGACGCCCtggcctcctccttggcgcgcaccCTCGTCCGGTACTACCACTTTGCCGGCCGGCTGGCCGTCGAGGAGCTCGGCGACGGGACTGTCACCGTCTCTCTGCGATGCACCGGGGAAGGCGCCGAGCTCGTCCACGCGGAGGCGCCCGGCGTGGCCGTGGCGGACCTGATGGGCTCGGTGCACACCTCGTCGCCCGTGGACTCTGCCTTCTTCTCGCTGAGCGGCGTGCTTAACGGGGACGCCGCTATCCAGTCACTCCCTGTGCTGTCTGCGCAGGTGACTGAGCTGGCGGACGGCGTCTTCATCGCGGTGTCCATGAACCACTCTGTGGGCGATGGCACAAACTTCTGGGACTTGTTCAACACATGGTCGGAGATCCACCGAGGAGGCGATGTTAACAACACGACGCCATTACTGCACGGCAGGTGGTTCGTGGAGACGAGTCCTGTGCCGATCCCCTTGCCGTTGAGCAAACTGCAACACGTCCTCCAGCGGTTCCACCTCCCGCCGGTGCGAGAGGCCTTCTTCACCTTCTCAGCTGcgagcgtgaagaagctcaaggcgaGGGCGAACGAGGAGATGGCCACCAACGCCATCTCGTCGCTGCAGGCTCTGCTGGCGCACCTTTGGCGGGCAGTGTGCCGGGCCCGGCGCGTTCCGAAGGGGCAGGAGACCTTCTACGTCCTCGTCATCGGCTGCCGGGGGCGCGTGCACGGCATCGCGCCAGGCTACGTGGGCAGCGCCCTGGTGGTCGGAAGGGCGGTCTGTGCCGCCGGCGAGGTCCAAGACAAGGGGCTAGGCTGGACGGCCTGGCAGCTGAACCGCACCGTGGCATCCTTCGACGAGGCCACGTTGAGGGAGTTCCTAGACCGCTGGGTCCGGGAACCCACGTTCCCCTACTCCAAGGACCTGTCGGCACGGGGCGGGCTGGA
This window contains:
- the LOC123176635 gene encoding uncharacterized acetyltransferase At3g50280-like, producing VTSKAISIVTTYKQKHIMGLGTTTGTTVRIVSARMVQPPSGGGGTPSEDIHLTPWDLRLLTIYYIQMGIVLPKPPVGGKSLVDALASSLARTLVRYYHFAGRLAVEELGDGTVTVSLRCTGEGAELVHAEAPGVAVADLMGSVHTSSPVDSAFFSLSGVLNGDAAIQSLPVLSAQVTELADGVFIAVSMNHSVGDGTNFWDLFNTWSEIHRGGDVNNTTPLLHGRWFVETSPVPIPLPLSKLQHVLQRFHLPPVREAFFTFSAASVKKLKARANEEMATNAISSLQALLAHLWRAVCRARRVPKGQETFYVLVIGCRGRVHGIAPGYVGSALVVGRAVCAAGEVQDKGLGWTAWQLNRTVASFDEATLREFLDRWVREPTFPYSKDLSARGGLEMSNSPLFNVFGNDFGWGRPLGVRSGFGADDKSDGKATVFEGPEGGGSMSLEVCLAPDVLERLLADHEFMDAVTLPLPLPA